The proteins below come from a single Takifugu flavidus isolate HTHZ2018 chromosome 6, ASM371156v2, whole genome shotgun sequence genomic window:
- the vps37a gene encoding vacuolar protein sorting-associated protein 37A, with translation MNWLFPLSKGSGPPPLNSLQQQRQRQIESLKVAHPSLAEIQKDVEYRIPFTVNNSTISVNILLPPQFPQEKPVVSVYPPVGHHLVDSNNGTMISSPLVSNFGMHSDLGKVIQSLLDEFWKSPPVLMSSGLSGFQYLYKSGINPYPTQAFHYGPRHMGPSHTQPTGPAPMTHPVAENAQGPPRVPAPYGLISDLPLPVPTGDSQAGLNGHLYKMPEIPESFPELSEMNLMQLSNLSENEDVLLELFVTLPQLKQVTSDKEELITNIVEMAKKNLQVEPQLEGKRQEMLYKFEQLTQMKSTFETRLQRQHELSESCSLSALQARLKVAAHQAEEESEEMAESFLEGRTDIDEFLTSFMEKRTLCHSRRAKEEKLQQSIITLGQFPTSH, from the exons ATGAACTGGCTTTTCCCCCTGTCTAAAGGCTCGGGACCCCCACCCCTGAACAGCCTACAGCAACAAAGACAGAGGCAAATAGAGTCGCTCAAAGTTGCACATCCAAG CCTTGCAGAGATTCAAAAGGATGTTGAGTACAGAATACCGTTCACGGTCAACAATTCCACCATCAGTGTCAACAT CCTGCTGCCCCCTCAGTTCCCCCAAGAGAAGCCGGTGGTTAGTGTTTACCCCCCTGTTGGTCATCATTTAGTTGACAGCAACAACGGTACCATGATCTCGAGTCCCCTCGTCAGTAAT TTTGGGATGCACTCAGATCTGGGAAAAGTCATCCAGAGTCTGCTTGATGAGTTCTGGAAGAGTCCTCCAGTTTTGATGTCCAGTGGCCTTTCTGGGTTTCAGTA TTTGTACAAATCGGGCATCAATCCGTACCCTACGCAGGCTTTCCACTATGGCCCTCGCCATATGGGTCCCAGTCACACACAACCCACAGGCCCAGCACCCATGACACACCCAGTGGCTGAAAATGCTCAGGGACCTCCTCGGGTCCCAGCTCCATATGGACTGATCTCAGATCTGCCACTGCCAGTTCCTACTGGAGACTCGCAG GCAGGACTTAATGGACATTTGTACAAGATGCCTGAGATCCCCGAGTCCTTTCCTGAGCTCTCAGAAATGAA CCTGATGCAGCTGTCAAACCTTTCTGAAAATGAAGACGTGTTATTGGAATTATTTGTCACTTTGCCGCAACTCAAACAGGTCACCAGCGATAAAGAGGAGCTGATCACAAATATAGTGGAAATGGCAA AAAAAAACCTTCAGGTGGAGCCTCAGCTGGAAGGGAAAAGACAAGAAATGCTGTACAAG TTTGAACAGCTGACCCAGATGAAGTCGACCTTTGAGACGAGGCTACAGAGGCAGCATGAGCTCAGCGAG AGCTGCAGTCTCAGCGCCCTACAGGCCCGCTTAAAAGTCGCAGCCCACCAGGCTGAGGAAGAGTCGGAGGAAATGGCCGAAAGCTTCCTGGAGGGGCGCACGGACATCGACGAGTTTTTGACGAGTTTCATGGAGAAGAGAACG CTTTGCCACAGCAGAAGAGccaaagaggagaagctgcaaCAGTCTATCATCACTCTTGGACAGTTTCCTACAAGTCATTAG